One Syntrophorhabdaceae bacterium DNA segment encodes these proteins:
- a CDS encoding glycogen-binding domain-containing protein, whose product MNKASAKKTVAKKASKPSGSKTSKGKKVQFKLRAPRAKNVAVAGTFNDWDVLASPLILNEEDGDMWEAVIYLEPGDYEYRFLVDGDWCDDPLCMEYRCNEFGTNNSLIRV is encoded by the coding sequence ATGAATAAAGCAAGCGCAAAGAAAACAGTCGCAAAGAAAGCGAGCAAGCCGAGCGGCAGCAAAACCAGCAAAGGCAAAAAGGTCCAGTTCAAACTGCGCGCACCCCGGGCTAAGAACGTGGCGGTGGCCGGGACATTCAACGATTGGGACGTGCTCGCAAGCCCCCTCATCCTGAACGAGGAGGATGGGGACATGTGGGAGGCTGTGATCTATCTCGAACCCGGGGACTATGAATATCGCTTTCTTGTGGATGGTGACTGGTGTGACGATCCGTTATGTATGGAGTATCGGTGTAACGAGTTCGGCACCAACAACAGTCTCATCAGAGTATAA